In the Leifsonia sp. 466MF genome, one interval contains:
- the ppgK gene encoding polyphosphate--glucose phosphotransferase, producing MTSQKHAIGIDIGGTGIKGGLVDLSTGELVSDRVKLPTPEGGKPDDIVETTKEIVDRLAQEEPDAPVGVCFPAIVSHGVTLSAANVAKDWIGLHAEDLFEKALGRDIHFVNDADAAGYAETRFGAAKGKDGLVIMTTLGTGIGSALIYDGILIPNAELGHLEIDGHDAESRAAYSAKEREDLSWEKWAKRLQKYYSTVEFLFTPDLFIVGGGVSKHYEEFLPLLKLKTPIVPAVHRNNAGILGAAALTVRNERRDAGERGRSAEAGTPQDAPAPTPA from the coding sequence ATGACTTCGCAGAAGCACGCGATCGGCATCGACATCGGCGGAACCGGCATCAAGGGAGGCCTGGTCGACCTGTCGACCGGCGAGCTCGTGAGCGACCGAGTCAAGCTGCCCACTCCGGAGGGCGGCAAGCCGGACGACATCGTCGAGACCACGAAGGAGATCGTCGACCGCCTGGCCCAGGAAGAGCCGGATGCGCCGGTCGGCGTCTGCTTCCCCGCGATCGTCAGCCACGGGGTCACCCTGTCGGCGGCCAACGTCGCGAAGGACTGGATCGGTCTACACGCCGAGGACCTGTTCGAGAAGGCGCTCGGTCGCGACATCCACTTCGTCAACGACGCAGACGCCGCCGGATACGCCGAGACCCGCTTCGGCGCGGCGAAGGGCAAGGACGGCCTGGTCATCATGACCACGCTGGGCACGGGCATCGGCTCCGCGCTGATCTACGACGGCATCCTCATCCCGAACGCCGAGCTCGGCCACCTGGAGATCGACGGCCACGACGCCGAGTCGCGCGCCGCGTACTCCGCCAAGGAGCGCGAAGACCTCAGCTGGGAGAAGTGGGCGAAGCGCCTGCAGAAGTACTACTCCACCGTCGAGTTCCTGTTCACGCCCGACCTCTTCATCGTGGGCGGCGGTGTCTCGAAGCACTACGAGGAGTTCCTCCCTCTGCTGAAGCTGAAGACCCCGATCGTCCCCGCCGTGCACCGCAACAACGCGGGCATCCTCGGCGCCGCGGCCCTGACCGTCCGCAACGAGCGCCGCGACGCCGGCGAGCGCGGCCGCAGCGCGGAGGCCGGGACGCCCCAGGACGCTCCTGCGCCGACCCCGGCGTAA
- a CDS encoding TetR/AcrR family transcriptional regulator, whose protein sequence is MDSKETASRRRRGAALESALLDAAWDELDEHGFAALTMEAVAARAGTSRPVLARRWATRSDLALAAIRHHFAAEPIQVPDHGSLREDTLDLLRQMNTRRRGLVTEVLLRFSGVVTEADGGIAGLRERLIGDQPTQLGAILERADARGEIDLARLSPVVADLPLTLVRHEMLMRLTPADDATLQSFVDDAFLPLALATRRPGGGTQ, encoded by the coding sequence ATGGACTCTAAAGAGACCGCTAGTCGTCGACGCCGCGGCGCGGCCCTCGAGAGCGCGCTGCTCGACGCCGCCTGGGACGAGCTCGACGAACACGGCTTCGCCGCCCTCACCATGGAGGCCGTCGCCGCCCGCGCCGGCACCAGCCGCCCCGTCCTCGCCCGCCGCTGGGCGACCCGCAGCGATCTGGCGCTCGCGGCCATCCGCCACCACTTCGCGGCCGAGCCGATCCAGGTGCCCGACCACGGCAGCCTGCGGGAGGACACGCTCGACCTGCTGCGCCAGATGAACACCCGGCGGCGCGGACTGGTGACGGAGGTGCTGCTCCGGTTCTCCGGCGTCGTCACCGAAGCCGACGGCGGAATCGCCGGCCTCCGCGAACGTCTGATCGGCGACCAGCCGACACAGCTCGGCGCCATCCTCGAGCGCGCGGACGCCCGGGGCGAGATCGACCTCGCCCGGCTCTCCCCCGTCGTCGCCGACCTCCCGCTCACCCTCGTCCGCCACGAGATGCTGATGCGGCTCACGCCGGCCGACGACGCGACGCTCCAGTCGTTCGTCGACGATGCGTTCCTCCCTCTCGCGCTGGCGACCCGTCGGCCGGGTGGCGGCACGCAGTGA
- a CDS encoding MDR family MFS transporter, with protein sequence MAEKLDRTVVRTATALVIGALAVVFDTTILSVALHTLASDLHTTVAQIQWVTTGYLLALAATVPLSAWCLARWGGKRVWMVALAIFLAGSVLSGLAWNADSLIAFRVLQGVGGGLMLPVMTTMVMEVAGGRQLGRVSAVIGLPAMAGPILGPVIGGLILALGDWRWVFWVNIPFSVAGLLLAWRMLPSDRGRDPKRRLDLIGVLLLVPGLAGLLLGLSDSVLDGGFARLDAWLPLVAGAVLVAAFAFWALRRKGAALVDVRLLRVRSVWSASTLLFLSSVALYGAMLLLPLFWQQARGTDALGAGLLLVPQGLGTLACRPIAGRLIDRIGARWIAVAGFAVVAVATIPFALGPTSAADPLLLVALFVRGFGLGAITMPLMVASYQGLAGEQIAHSSILTRTAQQLGGSFGTALFAVLLQAAVQGGASVSSAFDTAFWVATAATVLGVGIAFVLPRPARATADDAVPAPVAPAPVDVRGA encoded by the coding sequence ATGGCGGAGAAACTGGATCGGACGGTCGTGCGGACGGCGACCGCACTCGTCATCGGCGCGCTGGCGGTGGTCTTCGACACGACCATCCTCAGCGTCGCCCTGCACACCCTGGCGAGCGACCTGCACACGACGGTCGCGCAGATCCAGTGGGTGACCACCGGGTACCTGCTCGCGCTCGCCGCGACCGTGCCGCTGTCGGCGTGGTGCCTGGCGCGGTGGGGCGGCAAGCGCGTATGGATGGTGGCGCTGGCGATCTTCCTCGCCGGCTCGGTGCTCTCGGGCCTGGCCTGGAACGCGGACTCCCTCATCGCCTTCCGCGTGCTCCAGGGCGTCGGCGGCGGTCTCATGCTGCCCGTCATGACAACCATGGTGATGGAGGTGGCCGGCGGCCGACAGCTCGGCCGCGTCTCGGCGGTGATCGGGCTCCCGGCGATGGCCGGCCCGATCCTCGGACCGGTTATCGGCGGCCTCATCCTCGCACTCGGCGACTGGCGCTGGGTGTTCTGGGTCAACATCCCGTTCTCGGTCGCCGGTCTCCTGCTGGCCTGGCGGATGCTGCCATCGGACCGCGGCCGCGACCCGAAGCGCCGCCTCGACCTGATCGGCGTGCTGCTCCTGGTGCCTGGGCTCGCCGGACTGCTGCTGGGCCTGTCCGACTCGGTGCTCGACGGCGGGTTCGCGCGGCTCGACGCGTGGCTGCCCCTGGTGGCGGGCGCCGTCCTCGTCGCCGCCTTCGCGTTCTGGGCCCTGCGGCGGAAGGGCGCTGCGCTGGTGGATGTGCGGCTGCTGCGCGTCCGCTCGGTCTGGTCGGCATCCACTCTGCTGTTCCTCTCCAGCGTCGCCCTGTATGGCGCGATGCTGCTGCTGCCGCTGTTCTGGCAGCAGGCACGGGGGACGGATGCGCTCGGCGCCGGACTGCTCCTCGTGCCGCAGGGGCTCGGGACGCTGGCGTGCCGTCCGATCGCCGGTCGTCTCATCGACCGCATCGGTGCGCGGTGGATCGCGGTGGCCGGATTCGCGGTGGTCGCGGTGGCGACCATCCCGTTCGCGCTCGGTCCGACGTCGGCGGCCGATCCGCTGCTGCTTGTCGCCCTGTTCGTGCGCGGGTTCGGGCTCGGCGCGATCACGATGCCGCTCATGGTGGCGTCGTACCAGGGGCTCGCGGGGGAGCAGATCGCGCACTCCAGCATCCTGACCCGGACGGCGCAGCAGCTAGGAGGGTCGTTCGGTACGGCGCTGTTCGCGGTGCTGCTGCAAGCGGCGGTGCAGGGCGGGGCGTCGGTGTCCTCGGCCTTCGACACCGCCTTCTGGGTGGCGACGGCGGCGACAGTGCTCGGCGTGGGGATCGCGTTCGTGCTGCCGCGGCCCGCGCGCGCGACGGCCGACGACGCGGTCCCGGCCCCGGTCGCGCCGGCTCCTGTGGACGTCAGGGGAGCGTGA
- the map gene encoding type I methionyl aminopeptidase codes for MPKDSAGHLIPGRVTPMRPVPSRIARPEYVGRPGPAPYTRGDVYTPDEVELIRESGRIAAQAIERVGEAVRPGVTTEELDAIGHEFLLAHDAYPSTLGYRGYPKSICSSVNEVICHGIPDDTVIEDGDIVNIDITAYKNGFHGDSNQTFVAGTASDEVVGLVERTREALNRGIKAVAPGRQVNVIGRAIESYAKRFGYGVVRDFTGHGVGAAFHSGLIIPHYDSAPAHDDVMEPGMVFTIEPMLTLGTHEWEMWADDWAVVTRDRSITAQFEHTLVVTERGAEVLTLP; via the coding sequence ATGCCCAAGGATTCCGCCGGTCACCTGATCCCCGGTCGCGTCACACCGATGCGGCCCGTGCCGAGCCGGATCGCGCGCCCCGAGTACGTCGGTCGCCCCGGGCCCGCTCCGTACACCCGCGGCGACGTCTACACGCCCGACGAGGTGGAGCTCATCCGCGAGTCGGGGCGCATCGCCGCGCAGGCGATCGAACGCGTCGGCGAGGCCGTCCGCCCCGGCGTGACGACGGAGGAGCTGGATGCGATCGGGCACGAGTTCTTGCTCGCCCACGACGCCTACCCGTCGACGCTCGGCTACCGCGGCTACCCGAAGTCGATCTGCAGCTCGGTCAACGAGGTCATCTGCCACGGCATCCCGGACGACACCGTGATCGAGGACGGCGACATCGTCAACATCGACATCACCGCCTACAAGAACGGCTTCCACGGCGACAGCAACCAGACCTTCGTCGCCGGCACCGCCTCCGACGAGGTCGTCGGACTCGTCGAGCGCACCCGCGAAGCCTTGAACCGTGGCATCAAGGCCGTCGCCCCGGGGCGGCAGGTCAACGTCATCGGCCGGGCCATCGAGTCGTACGCCAAGCGCTTCGGCTACGGAGTGGTCCGCGACTTCACCGGTCACGGCGTCGGCGCGGCCTTCCATTCCGGCCTGATCATCCCGCACTACGACTCGGCGCCCGCGCACGACGACGTGATGGAGCCGGGGATGGTGTTCACCATCGAGCCGATGCTCACCCTCGGCACGCACGAGTGGGAGATGTGGGCCGACGACTGGGCGGTGGTGACCCGTGACCGGAGCATCACCGCCCAATTCGAGCACACCCTGGTCGTGACCGAGCGCGGCGCCGAGGTGCTCACGCTCCCCTGA
- a CDS encoding SPOR domain-containing protein, with protein sequence MTSDEYGIKQDAEHKYWYNMKTGEVEQGFLSPAPNRVGPFDTRDEAEHALEKLRENSAKWAEEDAEDGR encoded by the coding sequence ATGACGAGCGACGAGTACGGCATCAAGCAGGACGCCGAGCACAAGTACTGGTACAACATGAAGACCGGCGAGGTGGAGCAGGGCTTCCTGTCGCCCGCGCCGAACCGCGTCGGCCCGTTCGACACCCGCGACGAGGCCGAGCACGCCCTCGAGAAGCTGCGCGAGAACTCCGCGAAGTGGGCCGAGGAGGACGCCGAGGACGGTCGCTAG
- the panB gene encoding 3-methyl-2-oxobutanoate hydroxymethyltransferase, translated as MSEQSPVPSVHPATSSMQSLKRVRTRHFQAAKEEGAPFTGLTSYDMLTAQIFDEAGIDFLLVGDSAGNNVLGYDTTLPVTVDDLIPLTRAVAGAVKRAFVVADMPFGSYETGPLEALHTAVRFMKETGAHAVKLEGGRRSAEQIRRIVDAGIPVMAHIGFTPQSEHGLGGHLVQGRGQAADDVLADAHAVEEAGAFAVVLEMVPAEVAKRVTAELRIPTIGVGAGPHVDGQLLVWTDWAGFTTGRVPRFVKQYADIKTVLSDAARAYKADVQERTFPTDEHSF; from the coding sequence ATGAGTGAGCAGTCACCGGTGCCCTCCGTCCATCCCGCGACCTCGTCGATGCAGTCGCTGAAGCGGGTGCGCACCCGCCACTTCCAGGCGGCGAAGGAGGAGGGGGCGCCGTTCACCGGCTTGACGAGCTACGACATGCTCACCGCCCAGATCTTCGACGAGGCGGGCATCGACTTCCTCCTCGTCGGCGACTCCGCCGGCAACAACGTGCTCGGCTACGACACGACGCTCCCGGTGACGGTCGACGACCTCATCCCCCTGACGCGTGCGGTCGCCGGCGCGGTCAAGCGGGCGTTCGTCGTCGCGGACATGCCGTTCGGCTCGTACGAGACCGGCCCGCTGGAGGCGCTGCACACCGCGGTCCGCTTCATGAAGGAGACCGGCGCGCACGCGGTGAAGCTCGAGGGCGGCCGGCGCAGCGCGGAGCAGATCCGCCGGATCGTCGACGCGGGCATCCCCGTCATGGCGCACATCGGCTTCACCCCGCAGAGCGAGCACGGCCTCGGGGGTCATCTCGTGCAGGGACGCGGCCAGGCGGCGGACGACGTGCTCGCCGACGCGCACGCGGTCGAGGAGGCGGGCGCGTTCGCGGTCGTCCTCGAGATGGTGCCGGCCGAAGTGGCCAAGCGCGTGACGGCCGAGCTGCGCATCCCGACGATCGGTGTCGGTGCGGGGCCGCACGTCGACGGCCAGCTGCTCGTGTGGACCGACTGGGCCGGCTTCACCACGGGCCGGGTGCCGCGCTTCGTCAAGCAGTACGCCGACATCAAGACCGTGCTGTCGGATGCGGCGCGCGCGTACAAGGCGGATGTGCAGGAGCGGACGTTCCCGACCGACGAGCACAGCTTCTAG
- a CDS encoding type II toxin-antitoxin system VapC family toxin, with protein MTLVLDASVLIGLLNPNDEHHAASKKVFESERAFLVHPVNFAEALIRPHKAHLAVEAFEDLRRLGVVSTHLSEQGPLLLAQLQIADGLSEMDACALGLAVDNDIPLVTFDKRLAAAARKRGLHEPISV; from the coding sequence GTGACCTTGGTTCTCGATGCGAGCGTGCTCATCGGACTGCTCAATCCGAATGACGAACACCACGCTGCATCAAAGAAGGTATTCGAATCAGAGCGCGCCTTTCTCGTCCACCCCGTGAATTTCGCGGAGGCACTCATCCGTCCTCACAAGGCACACCTGGCGGTCGAGGCGTTCGAAGACTTGCGGCGGCTCGGAGTTGTATCGACGCACCTCTCGGAGCAAGGCCCGCTCCTGCTCGCCCAGCTGCAAATCGCTGACGGACTGAGCGAGATGGACGCTTGCGCGCTCGGCCTGGCCGTTGACAACGACATCCCACTGGTGACCTTCGACAAGCGGCTTGCTGCCGCAGCGCGGAAGCGCGGACTCCACGAACCCATATCCGTCTGA